The window atttaaaacatCAAATTTGAAATTCATATTACAACAAACAGAAAGATCCATAATACTTAAAACAAATATACATTAACTAACAAGTTTAAATTTTAACATTCATAAAAGTTAAAACATGCTATAAGCAAAGCCAATATATGTACTTGAATTGATTTAGAACACCCAACCATTTTAGTAGAATTACTTTTAATTGCTTCTTCCTTCTCCGATCTTCAATCAATTCATctttattaatttctataaattataacaaaaaaatatctATGAAGCTGAAAATGAACAAACAAAGAGATATTAGTAAATGATGAGGAATATGAGCCAAGCCCATCATATCCATAACCAAGTCCATTGTACACATATAAATATAGACCAAGTCCATCATACACAGACTCTAGACTAGCGACATGCTACCTCACAAATTCACTTCATAAAAGAGACCACCAATGCTTCTACTTTAAtacattttctctctctctttctctctctctctacttGTTACTAACTAGAGCGTTAGAGTGTTCCCAGATACCTTTTCCAGCGCAAGTACGATTCAAGCTCCGAAGATCATCTGACATCTCCATATCTCCATTAATAAATATTACTTTGATCACTAAATAATCAATCTCTTGTATAAATCAATGCATCAACTGTGTCGGGTTTAAATAAATTCCCATATTAGTCAAttcaaagataaaattataaacTACATTTTCAAATTAGTGAAAAATGATTTAACACTTTTTAAGtcaaattaaccactaaaattcTATATATATTGGTATTATATAATCGGATCGTTTATAATTTTATCACCTCCAATTCAGATAAATTCAGATAATGTTACGTGAATCCAACTGCGTTGACATGTGGTATGATCAACAAATGACTTTTGAGTTCTCAAAAATTTCAATACCATTAGTAGAAATTGGTGTGGCCGATAATACAATATAGTAATTGAAAGTTTGCACCACTTTGGTTGAAAAGCTGCCAACTGCCTCCAAAACCCGCCACGTTTCTTTTCATGGGTTGGCCTTTCCCTTTTACGTGTCACCCATTCTCTTACCTTCCCCCCTACTTAAATACCCCCTTCCCCTTCTTTCCCTATCCCCTCCACACTccatctttctctttctctttttcattcaAATCTTCTCTCaggcattttatcaaacacctcTCCTACTattctttcttttcctttttaataATGCCGATCTTCGATGGGGACGCCCTGGACGGCTCAGATCAACCCACTGATTTCTCTCGAGATTCACGTTTCCATCTCCCTTCTTCACTCTTGTCTTCTTCCTATCCTATTACTCTCAAGGTATGTATGGATAGATAATTAATTGcattcttttctcttttcttcagACTCCGAGTTGACTCAGTTTGACTCCTGCTTtgacttttcctttttttaattaataatccCCAATTTTCATGCAGTTCATCGACGTCTGCTATAGGGTGAAGTTTGAGGAGACGAGCAAATCCAAAGGGAAAGGAGGTAACATCAGAGGAATATTAGGCCACAAAGCAACTCAATCTTCGATTCAAGAACGTACGATCTTGAATGGAATAACCGGAATGGTTTCTCCGGGAGAAATCCTGGCGATTCTAGGTCCGTCAGGGAGTGGAAAATCGACTCTGTTAAACACACTTGCCGGTAGACTCCAAGGAAATGGACTCACCGGAAGCGTATTAGCCAACAACAAAAAACTCAACAAACAAACATTAAAACGCACCGGTTTTGTATCTCAAGACGACATACTTTACCCGCACCTCACCGTCCGTGAAACTCTCGTATTCTGTTCTCTACTCCGCTTACCCACCTCCTTATCTAAGAACGAGAAAACATCGGTAGCTGAGTCAGTGATGAACGAGTTGGGATTAACGAAATGCGAGAATACAATAATAGGGAACAGCTTTATACGTGGGATATCGGGTGGAGAAAGGAAGCGAGTTAGTATAGCTCATGAAATGTTGATTAACCCTAGTTTATTAATCCTTGATGAACCGACGTCGGGTTTGGACTCAACGGCGGCGTATCGGCTTGTTATGACTTTGGGATCGCTGGCGCAGAAAGGGAAGACGGTGGTTACGTCCATGCATCAACCGTCGAGCCGAGTTTATCAAATGTTTGACTCAGTGTTGGTTTTAAGTGAGGGGAAGTGTTTGTATTttgggaaaggaagtgaagctATGAGTTATTTTGAATCAGTTGGTTACTCGCCGTCTTTTCCCATGAATCCTGCTGATTTTCTGCTTGATCTCGCTAATGGTACGTAcatctttttttttgtctacATTTAATTATTTGCTGAGTAGTTGTTGAGTTGACTCGTTAACTGTTTACTTTGGTCCATGAAGTTAGGATTttgctaaaaataaaaagaattaaaTTGGAGTTATATATATCTATCTATATGCTTCTCCATACTTGTTAAATTTAGGATGAAAGTGAATATATAGTATAAAATAGAGAATAGTATGATCTGGTCTGGGGCATGTACAAAAAGTAAAACAGGGTACAGTGACCCACTTGGGGGCATTAAATAATAAGCTGCCATACACTGTTAGCTGTAGAATTGAACTTTAATTATGTCTCATGGATTGTGACTTACCATTCTTAGACTCTGCGCTACTTCTCTATTGTTTCTTTTAACAAAAAATTTAGATAAGTAGGCCTACCCAACCCGAAAACCACTTGTTTCGATAAGAATTTAAAGTGAAATTTACGGAATCGAAATGAAACCGAATTTACAGGAATGTAGTAAAATCTGTGAAATAGAATAATGGTAACGAGTTTGTAGATATGGGAAGGGAAAAGTAgtgttttttttgttggtttcttttcttttgctttcgGCGAAGTAGACACCACCACTCATAGTCTCCGATGTTTTTGGTTGCGTCTAGTTTTCTCCTCCGATGTTTCATTATTCACCTATCTAATTTTTAAATGTGCTATTTCCCCACGCGCTTATGTTGGGCGTGCCTTATTATCCCCTCAATTTGACTTTTGAAACCACCGCAAAATTAGACAATTTTTTCAGAAGTGCAGTAGTAAGTTTAGGCGCGTGTATATTTAATTTGAAGAGGTGGGTGTGACtaggggtgcacgtggtcggttaaccagtccattaagatttattcggtcggttaaccatttcatcggttttttaaatatgctaaccatacactagtccattaaattcggttaaccactaatcggttaaccaattattcggtcggttaaccttttatttcggtttctaaccattagtaaaaaataataaaagaattgaaATGAAAGTTTAGTGCCAAATAAAATTAACTAAAGTATTATAAAGTCTCTAACATTCACTACTAATGAAATCAAAGTTTAATGTTTCAAAATAGCTCATAAATTTTCATCAATTTAAATACTTAGGCATTTGAAGATAAGAAAtgcaaataaatataattagttaatacAAAGAATATGATAGTGATTTTTTTAGTATGTAGGACAGTGATTAATTTAATGGAACTGAGAAGAGactttggtaaaattatatattagtattcatatatttgggttattgtTATTGAAATTATTTACCCCAATTAATTTAGGGAAGTTGTCTCTCGGGttggaataaaaaaaaaaaaattgatacttGAAGGGTGAGTTATAATAAAAAGAGTAGGGACACAAGTAGAATTTTCTATTTCAAAACactaaaacttcaaataataaAAGATCAATGATTAGCTATAAAAAGCTTACAATTGATAATTTGtaacttagtttttttttatataaaattgtgTAACTTAGTTAGTATAACTAaaataacataataataaattgataATTGAGGAATTGCATAATATAATTGGTGAAGTGGAGttgattaatattattaatataattgatgaaactatatattatattttttatatatttaattgaattcggtcggtttcggttaaccgcggtttttggaacataaaaaccgtaaccgtaaccattaaccactatttttaaaattaaaaaccgtacactagtccatcggtttcggttaaccttattttcggttcggtttcggtttggtttttcggtttttcggttttccgGATTATTGTGTGCACCCCTAGATGTGACTTGGGTGTCCATAAATCAGAGAGATGACTTTCTTGTAGATGTAGACACTTATTATTAGAGATAAATATCAAATTTGGGAAAATAGATAAATCtcaatatttttagaaaatagtaGTTTAGATTTTAggtacaaaataataaaattcaatGTCAATTCCAACTTTATAGAACTCACATTAGACATTAGTGTCGTTAACTACTTTACACCTAAGTCTCATATCATATTTCCATACGATCCACATGGTATGACATAGCTTAAAAAAACATGTGACTTCTTTCAAAACACTTCCTTGAAAAAACGTGCAATTCTTTTTGGGAATGAAAGAAGATGAGAGTAGAGGGTTTGATCTCGATTTGAGAAGGATAGAGATGGAAATTGTATTTTGGAAAGAAGTTTTTAGAATTAAAGAAGTCATGAactttgtatgttttttttttggggggTTTCTTGCACGTAGATTAGATCAGAAGTATAACATGACATTTAGGTATGAAGATGTTAACGGTAGAATTATTTGATATCTCAATTTCTATTAGTGAGATAATTGTGTCAGTCAATAAACGTTGAATTTAAAattatgttattttatatatgaatattaaatttattctCTCTTAAAACTGTTTGGTTACCTTATTTCTTGGTAGATTTAAAATGTAGACTTTTGGATGTTTAGGTAGAATAAATTAGAGGTTGTGATTGATTTTATAAGGTGTTAGGGGAATATATGCAAATGGTTTTTTCCAAATTTTGGGGCCATGAATTTGATACATGGGACCCAATCTATATAGGACCCTTACAAAACAAACATATATAGTACAGGAGTATGGAAGGTGGACCCTTCCCATCACATCCTATAACATAATAATGAACCTACAAATCAAACCCCTTTAGATTGTGATGCTCTCACTACTCAACAATCAATTACATCAAACTTCTTAATTTTGTGTTACATTTTGTTGACAATGTATGGGAAACCCATGAACACCTTTTTACATTAGAGAAGCTCCAACCTTTTACTATCAGAGATCGGTTCGTTCAAAATTCAGTTCGATTAAAATTTCGATCAAAATTTCGAAACATTAACTAGTGGCTCCAAATTTTTAGATCTCTCAAGCTTGAGCCGAATCCAAATTTTGAGTTCTGTTTCacccatagttattaaaggcgcactaaggcgcaaggGGGGTCATGGGGCCTTGGCGCAACGCGCAACTTAAGGCGCGCGCCCGAGCGACTCGAGGCGcaccaaaaaaaatcataaatttataatactagtcacaaatagtcaaataccaacaataaaaccataaaatgcatGAGTTAAGTTCTAGTTAACTACTAAGACATAATGTCTGCTGCGATGTGTAGTAAAAACTTTCGATCTTTGTCTggctctgttttttttttattttctgaacttaaaaaaccctaaaataccctaaccctaaaacaccctcaaaaccctaaaatatcCTCAACCCTAAAATACCTTAAATTATCCTAAGATAGCCAAGGCGCGCGCCTTACTGACCAAGGCGCTAAGGCTGGAGCCTTAGCTCAGGCGTGCCTGGTTTCACCCATTTTCAATTGAGTTTATCCAAACTCAGTTTCAATTAGCTCAGCTCGTTAACATCTCTATTTAGTGGCGGAGGCAGTTGAATGTTTCTGCTCCGACGAAACCATAAGTAGGGTGTTGCAGCTCTTCTCTTCGACCTTCTCCCTCCTCTATTCCTCCCTCCCTTCTTGTGaacctttctttctttcttttttatctttttttttttttcaatcctACTTCTTCCTCTGTGTACCGCTCTGTCGTCATTGAAGTCCGCTCCTCTCTCACATGAACTAAAATTAGTCTCTCCTAATTTCAAATCATGGTTCCACCACTACCCCTACCTATAAAAATCTTTTACATTGCTCCTACTTTGTCTTTCATACCTTGTTGGCTTCACATggtagtgattttttttttttatatattaaacctTACTTCCTCTAATCCAAAATTagtttgattttgaattcaatatCTAAGATATGTATTGAACAaaccttaattaattttgtatccaATTAGTAAAATCCACTTAAATCCTCCAATCCAATTagtttgattttgaattcaaataTCTAAGATACATATTGAACAAACCTTAATTAATCTTGTATCCAATTAGTAGAATCCacttaaatttcttaattttgtttAATCTTCTACTATTTGCTCCAATAAAGGAGACAACTTTGTCACTATAtgaacacataaataaaatccaTCAATAGCTCTAGAAAATTAAGAAGAAGACGTATTATTCCTCTACATCTTGTATTATTGccattaattatttggttaggaTGGATATTATTATTGGTGGGGGTATGGTATATGTCACTAAACACAAATTCTATACTTAATTAAATGCATATATAGGCTAATTAAGTGCACTTTGACTAGATGTTTTCATACCTTCTTTGTTTAGGTTATGCCTAAATATCCCAATAAAAGATTGTGATTCTTCTAATTCTAATTCATGACGACATTGATCACGTTTGAAACCATATGTTTTTACTAGTTAATTTTATAAGATATGAGCACTTGAAAAGTATTGCATCATATAAATTGTCACACTTGataattaattagtgttattagCTTAATTAACTATATAATTAATTGTTAGATAAGTGGCTAGCCAAGGAAAAGATTTCaatctttcttttttaattagaTAAAGGTTGAGATATTTGAGTGGAGAATCACAACATTGTTATTGGacaaatttttgaaaaaaatagtcCCACAAAATTTCTTTTTACGTAAAGCTATAAACCATATCTTTTATTgtcttttataaaaataaatgtgGTTCAATTGTagtttctttttaaattttttttctactttttatttttatttttcttaaagtGAGTCTCATCTCATCCTTATCCAAACTTTTATTTAACTTACGTGGCATTCATTCTTTTATTGATATAAACACATAATTTCATCTTAATTTGTGcttccaaataaaagaataagCAAACAAATTTTAGATGTACCTATTAATGGATTAGTCAACTTAATGTTGTTGGGTTATTAATTAATATCACAATTTGATGATTAATCTCTTGATTTTTAGATTTATGGGCCATAATTGTGTTTACCAAATTGATTAGACTGCTTAACCTTGATCATTtaaaaaaacggaaaattaaTAGACTTTTTCTTCCACTCAATAATACATTCTTAACATTCATTGTCAAAATTTCTCTTCATTTGTCATCAATCAATAATTAGAGGACTTGTTGAGAAATTATAGTTATATAATAATCTTGGTTTTTGACTAGCCACTGGTGACGGTTGAATATTAGATAGTGCCCAATTTCTTTGATCCTTAGCTATGCCACTTGGTTCTAATAGTGTTTTTCCTATTCATCCAtatcttttcatgtttttgcatCTTTAAAACAATCTAATATATCACGCATCTAAACTTATCAATTTTATACTCTTTACTCACGTGGCATATGACGTGTTTAGATAAAAgtttgattttgaaatgtcATGTCACCTTTAAAATCTgtcaaatcaataaataagatAGTCGAATAttcaaaattgataaatttaggTATATGCATGATAGGTTTCTAACTATAAATTTAGAGTTTCAAACTGTAAATAACAGAGATGGTAATTTCGTGACACATGACAAGTTTAGGTGTGCGAGTATAATTTCTTTGATCGTAATGAAACCAGTTGCTGCTATAATTTATTTGATACTCTGATTTAAAACTCGTTAGATAACTTTTAGGTGAATTTTcatccaattaaaattttaaatttttgtgtgTGTACACTAAAACTCAAAATCTCAAAATCGCTAACTTAATCTACTTGAATTGGTACGAATAGTGATTTTCCTATTCATACATGATCTTTACATGTGTTTTGCAGCATAAAGAACTAGTCTTTCTCTCTGTCTCTAGCACTTTTGAATGTACTATATGAGTGGAAAAAGCAACCCATATGAAGAGTTACACTTGGCATAAATCTGGCATTAGCATTTTCTAAAATTTGATCCACATTTAGTCATCAAACCTTATTCTTCCCCACTTTCCACTCTTTAGACAGCCTTTTCCAAATCTTGAACTTGGTATTTCCAGAAGTTTAACACGTGTTGGGTCACTTTACATTTTCCACaaggaatttttatttttcttccccCTTAAAAAGTTGCAAAAGTGCATTTTATTTTCCTGTAAAAGAAACACTATAATATATTtgacattaattaaaaaatacagaaaGAAATGAAAGTGGTGCCCAAAACctaattaattgataaatagCATAGCACCAACAATATTAGTGGACTCCCACCTTACCACAAACACTGGTCAGCTTTTGTTATTCATTACTTAATTCATTTCTTAATCTATGTGCGTTTCCTActaattctaattctaatttaattttgttttatcatatactataattttttattcaattgacGGTCCAATGGTCTGCACGTTACACAAGAggggttttatttttatttttcttgcaATTTAATTGCATAACGTTTCTTTAATTTAGTGATATTTTTTAAGATATTTAAGTATGATGTATGATTTTTTATCCTTGGTTTGATTACTATGCTAATGTATTATATTATTCTATTCTTAAATAGttgattaattataattaaagcTCTTAGTCCCTACCTGTAAAATCATCTAATTAAAGTTCATTATTCCATGCTTCTATGTCCCTAATAGCACATTAGAATCATTTTTTTGTTCTGGCAATGATGCATGAACTTTCATTTGGTTTCCAGCTGCTCAAATTTTATTCttgattaaataaaaatgtGCACAATAATTTTAATCTAGATGTTAGCTTTAATgctgttttttaattttaaatataatattttgggTATCACTAACATTTAGGAAATTAGCTTTAAGATGCCCTCAACCTTTCACTATGTCTAGGGACTATTCAAccaaaaagattttttttttcccccAAAAATTTAAGTTCAATTTGAATAAGTTCTGTTTATTATATGAAATGTTAAGAAATGATTGTTAACGattttgattgattaaatgCAGGTGTGTGTCACGCAGATGGCGTAAGCGAAAGAGATAAGCCGAACGTAAAGCAAACTCTAGCTGCTTCATACAACAACTTATTAGGTCCAAGAGTGAAAGCTCTATGTATGGAAACGACCATAACTCCAGCAAAAGACAGAGTTGTAATCGAAAGCCATTCTTCGAAACGAACCAGATGTTGTGGCAATGCAATTAGTCTAGCCGTATGGTTCAACCAATTCAGCATTCTTCTTCGAAGAAGCCTCAAAGAACGAAAGCACGAGTCATTCAACACGCTTCGAGTCTTCCAAGTAGTCACAGCTGCATTACTAGCTGGCTTAATGTGGTGGCATTCTGATTACCGGGACATTCAGGACCGATTAGGCCTATTCTTTTTCATGTCAATCTTTTGGGGAGTTTTCCCTTCTTTTAACTCTGTTTTCGCCTTCCCGCAAGAGCGAGCTATCTTTATGAAGGAAAAGGCGTCCGGCATGTACACACTCTCTTCGTATTTCATGTCGCGGATAGTAGGAGATTTGCCAATGGAGCTCATTCTCCCCACTATTTTTCTCACGGTGACATATTGGATGGCGGGATTAAAACCCGATTTAGTTGCATTTCTCTTGACTCTGTTGGTTCTGCTCGGGTACGTGCTGGTCTCCCAAGGGCTCGGTCTTTTTCTAGGCGCGGCAATCATGGATGCAAAACAAGCTTCAACTATAGTGACAGTGACAATGTTAGCATTTGTTCTAACAGGCGGATATTACGTGCATAAGGTACCGTCTTGTATGGCTTGGATTAAGTATATTTCAAGTACATTTTACAGCTATAAGCTGCTGATTAGCGTCCAATACGGCGAAGGGAAGGAGCTTTGGTCGTTGTTGGGTTGCACGCCGGGTGTCCACGGGCACGAGAAAGCGAGTTGCAAGTTTATTGAAGAGGATGTAGGGCAAATTAACCCTGGAGTTTGTATCGGCATTCTTGTGTTCATGTTTTTTGGGTATCGTTTATTAGCTTACCTCGCACTAAGGCGCACTAAAGGTTGAGAGTTTGACAAAagtttcttcttttattttattgataaatgTTAGGGCCTCTAACTGTAATTCTTCAAATCAAGATATGAATTTTACTTCATGGTTAGGTTGTTGTAAAGTTAACACTCTGCAGCAACTAAAATGTAAATGATGAAGCTGAGTTCTTATTAAATgctaatatttcagttcaaaaTCTATTGTATTACTAATCCTCAAAAATTCAAACTATCgttataatttgattgattttaCTATATCGGAAGGAAATTTCATGCTAACCGGGTGGGTGCACAATGAATGATGATTAGGACATATACTAATAATCTTTCACCTACATTAGTCTTGACTATGTGTGAGTCTAATTCTTTTAGATCTAATATGAGACTTATATTGGATCTgtgatattatttttagaggCAATCCTTTTAATTTGACATCCCCTTGTTCGACTATATCCCGAATAAGATGGAATCTTCCGAGTATGTGTTTGGTCTTTTTGTGTGTCCAAGACACCTTAACTTGTGATATGACGTCGTTGCTGTCACAGAAAAGGTCTATTAGATCTAGCATAGATAAATactcagtaatgaacttcttgaTGCAAACAACTTTTATACACCATTTGATGCTGTAATATACTATACGGTACTACCTCCGTCCAGAATGAACACGTATTGTGACAATGATCTTGGATCACCGACTTCAGATTTGAAGCCAACGTTGGTGTAACTAGTAACAACAAGCTCTTCCTAACCGTTGTGTACTTAGAAACTTTCTGTAGTAGATTAAGCTGCAATATCTATATCTATAGATCCTTATCCCCAGTAGATTTTTGGCTTCACATAGTCTTTCATTTTGAAAGACTTTCTTAACCACTGTTTGACCTTTAACAGTGTTTGGAATGTCGTTCCAATTGTGTAGAATACCGTCTACGTATAAGCAATACTACAATACACTCactaattttcttattaacacAAGGCTCATCTTCGTTCCTGATGGAGTCACTGCCTCCTCAAAACGAATATTCCAACTTCGACATGCTTGCTTCAGTCCATAAATGGACTTCTAAAGTTTGCATACCCGATTGGGATACTTAagattgacaaaattattttgaCATCTGTGCGCAACATCTCATAGTTAAAATATGCAGCTATGACAAGTAGTATCCTTATGGATTTGAGCATAGCAACTAGTGAGAGAGTTTCATCAGAGTCAATATCATGAACTTGTTTGAAATCTTCCACAATAAGTCGCCCTTTGAAGGTGCTATCTGATTTCAACTTAAAGCACCAGTTACAATCAATGGTCTTAGCACCTTTTAGTGGATCAATGAAGTTTCAAACTTGATTATAATACGTTGATTACATTTTAGCCTCTATCGCTCCAAGACATTTGATTGAATCTGGGCTGTTGATTGCTTCCTAGTGGGAAGTCAGCTCGTTTTGATCTACTATTAGAAGACTCTTATTGCCAGACACGAGAAATCCATATCTACCGGAATCCTGACAAATACCGGATCTTCTAGGGTCTTGTGTGATTGGTGTTGGGGCTTTAggacttcattttctttcaccCTTTCCAAAATCAGGTTGTCATTAACCTGTTGAATTCGGCGTGCCTCCTTTTCAGTCGTTTTTTGGATCTCCGTTTTGGGGGAGTGCACATGTGGAAGGAATTTCAATGGAACTGTTCATACGAGTCATTGTTGTGTCAGTCCATGCTCACCACACCAatttgatgtggttgaatcctAAGAGTCCACATGTCAACCCGTAGTTTCACATAAGCAATGTCAATAGGGGTTATTATACGACGAACTCGCTTCGGTACCTAAGTCAGTTTATGAAAGGATTGGAAATTAATCACAATCAATAAATTAAGTTGTAATGCAAGCTTAATAGAATCAAAATGAACTTGTTAACCTTGAGGTgagcttactctatttatattgATGTCGAACTATAACAGACAATTATGGATTACGGAGCGGGGTGGACCACATGTCTCTTGTTGATAGGAGGAAGTGTATCCAAATATTGGGCTTGATATCCCTCAAGGCCACTTGGACTGTGATTCTCGGGGATCAGATGTGATTATGGTTACGATTGGATCTTTGACTGGGTTTATGAGACTTTCCGAATCAAGCTCATTAATACGCAGTCATATTACTTCATTTCGTTGAGGAGATGCCACATGCTCTCTATTTCTAAGAGTTGGTTCAGGCTTCTGCGACACCACGTGGACAAGTGATATTTGCTAGATAAACTATGCGGTATTCACTTGACAATAAAGCGAGTATGAGACAAGTGGCAAAGTGTTAATATCTAGAAGCTTATACTTTAGatgataaaattcaaattttacaTGAAAAGATCGAGACAAAACTAAATGGTAGGATATTTGAAGGTTAATTGTCTGAGGGCATCTTTAAAAGACTCTTAATTCACACTTTAAAACGAATACAAACAATTGA of the Euphorbia lathyris chromosome 7, ddEupLath1.1, whole genome shotgun sequence genome contains:
- the LOC136200849 gene encoding ABC transporter G family member 25 is translated as MPIFDGDALDGSDQPTDFSRDSRFHLPSSLLSSSYPITLKFIDVCYRVKFEETSKSKGKGGNIRGILGHKATQSSIQERTILNGITGMVSPGEILAILGPSGSGKSTLLNTLAGRLQGNGLTGSVLANNKKLNKQTLKRTGFVSQDDILYPHLTVRETLVFCSLLRLPTSLSKNEKTSVAESVMNELGLTKCENTIIGNSFIRGISGGERKRVSIAHEMLINPSLLILDEPTSGLDSTAAYRLVMTLGSLAQKGKTVVTSMHQPSSRVYQMFDSVLVLSEGKCLYFGKGSEAMSYFESVGYSPSFPMNPADFLLDLANGVCHADGVSERDKPNVKQTLAASYNNLLGPRVKALCMETTITPAKDRVVIESHSSKRTRCCGNAISLAVWFNQFSILLRRSLKERKHESFNTLRVFQVVTAALLAGLMWWHSDYRDIQDRLGLFFFMSIFWGVFPSFNSVFAFPQERAIFMKEKASGMYTLSSYFMSRIVGDLPMELILPTIFLTVTYWMAGLKPDLVAFLLTLLVLLGYVLVSQGLGLFLGAAIMDAKQASTIVTVTMLAFVLTGGYYVHKVPSCMAWIKYISSTFYSYKLLISVQYGEGKELWSLLGCTPGVHGHEKASCKFIEEDVGQINPGVCIGILVFMFFGYRLLAYLALRRTKG